In Halichondria panicea chromosome 9, odHalPani1.1, whole genome shotgun sequence, a genomic segment contains:
- the LOC135341467 gene encoding uncharacterized protein LOC135341467: MATSKQAVGYECKIISLINKEYFCKQCKHLAREANTSKCCKKTFCKECIETIIREKEVCPSCNQKIPGSEPQKDYQADILALKVCCSKGHLDDTQHSSYSCEYMSIMFKCMFPRCYKKVQGCEWTGELKDLDDHTTGNCAYVNVDCPKGCGKKVQKRNVETHCAKECQKTKYAADNDNLSSHENVSDESESVDSNEEIQKPQNEETDMPPKTGHGDKDVDCPSEGIICTRYANTLSDDGDDISNVSSFEFSRYGSDDDKLSLHENLSDELESVDSNEEIQKPQNEETDMPPKTGHGDKDQQTELQPAILETEHQSHNTDQSRYGATPSEIVFCNYQKHKNEKKSILSPYLEVHVDHPLKKCVRYHLTLYPNGTEEGTDSHLSLKVSLSPDCEVQLTSLKITIQLLNQHDPVDLNHFRRVMSFGSAKESGLEYDMPDIKFIPLADLELNENKRTRYLKDDCLKFRVEKAKMTCIMAKKI; encoded by the coding sequence ATGGCTACCTCTAAACAAGCAGTTGGCTATGAGTGCAAAATCATTTCTTTAATTAACAAAGAATACTTTTGCAAGCAGTGTAAACATTTAGCCAGAGAGGCTAACACTTCAAAATGCTGCAAAAAAACATTCTGCAAAGAGTGCATTGAAACTATCATTCGAGAGAAAGAGGTTTGTCCCAGCTGCAACCAAAAAATTCCAGGTTCAGAACCTCAAAAAGATTATCAAGCCGATATTTTGGCGCTAAAAGTTTGCTGCTCAAAGGGACATCTAGATGATACTCAACATAGCAGCTACTCATGTGAGTACATGTCGATCATGTTTAAGTGTATGTTTCCACGCTGCTATAAGAAAGTTCAAGGCTGCGAATGGACTGGCGAACTTAAAGACCTCGATGACCACACTACGGGAAATTGTGCCTATGTCAATGTGGACTGCCCTAAAGGTTGCGGGAAGAAAGTTCAGAAACGCAATGTGGAAACACATTGCGCCAAAGAATGCCAGAAAACAAAATATGCAGCAGATAATGACAATCTGTCTTCGCACGAAAACGTTTCTGATGAATCAGAGTCAGTGGATAGTAACGAAGAAATTCAAAAGCCTCAGAATGAAGAGACAGACATGCCGCCCAAGACCGGTCACGGAGACAAAGATGTGGACTGCCCTAGCGAAGGAATAATATGCACAAGATATGCAAACACTTTGTCAGATGATGGTGATGACATTAGCAATGTGTCTTCGTTCGAATTCTCCAGATACGGGTCAGATGATGACAAGCTGTCTTTGCACGAAAATCTTTCTGATGAATTAGAGTCAGTGGATAGTAACGAAGAAATTCAAAAGCCTCAGAATGAAGAGACAGACATGCCGCCCAAGACCGGTCACGGAGACAAAGATCAACAGACTGAACTGCAGCCAGCAATTTTAGAAACAGAACATCAGTCGCACAACACTGACCAATCAAGGTATGGTGCAACACCATCCGAAATTGTATTTTGCAATTATCAAAAGCACAAGAATGAAAAGAAGAGCATCCTGAGTCCATATTTGGAAGTACATGTAGACCATCCTCTTAAAAAGTGTGTTCGGTATCACTTGACGCTATATCCAAATGGAACAGAGGAAGGAACTGACTCTCATCTGTCCCTAAAGGTATCTCTATCCCCAGACTGTGAAGTCCAGCTCACCAGCCTAAAAATCACCATACAGCTACTGAACCAGCACGACCCGGTAGATCTAAACCACTTTAGAAGGGTTATGTCATTCGGATCAGCGAAAGAGTCTGGGTTGGAATATGACATGCCAGATATCAAATTTATCCCCCTAGCTGATTTGGAATTGAATGAAAACAAACGAACTCGGTACTTGAAAGATGACTGTCTCAAGTTCAGAGTAGAAAAAGCAAAAATGACATGCATCATGGCGAAAAAGATCTGA
- the LOC135341460 gene encoding TNF receptor-associated factor 2-like — translation MATSKLGYEYEFVYSIKNKYVCKQCKHVAREANTATCCGETFCKECIETIIQEKKGCPSCKNDSLSSKPHRKYQAKILAQEVRCSKEQLKEEDDTPHSGCTWNMFQCMFPALKHCHKKVQGCKWTGQLQHLGAHLDLTTGDCVYVDVDCPKSCEQKVQKCNVGTHLAKECPNRDYTCPKCYSRTTFCEASQHLKVCHHHFHKCLNGCGAIFKRDYLEDHNKICSQQKVQCEFRYAGCEAEFIRDKQKEHIEQNTQKHLALIATILATQQELQQANKQELQKQQQIFEQKFRDQYEKKHEVVVKELKDMQVSWDEFQRKTNEETDMQHQKLESSLGAKDEQIKQLQTAIAENKKTLGTEHRSDINSLRLEVGAPPYEIVFTDYQKYKRENMSSPLLKVHSGGYVYSLTLYPNGTEGGTGSHLSLKISLPAYSKRPLDHKDQTDHPSSLKITIELLNQHRDQDHITRVMTYESSDFMRAVKEYGFPERVMPDIKFISLADLEWNPDRQTQYLKDDCLKFRVVKQEITSWRKRYEP, via the coding sequence ATGGCTACCTCTAAGCTAGGCTATGAGTACGAATTCGTTTATTCAATTAAAAACAAATACGTTTGCAAGCAGTGCAAACATGTAGCCAGAGAGGCTAATACTGCGACTTGCTGCGGAGAAACATTCTGCAAAGAGTGTATCGAAACTATCATTCAAGAGAAAAAGGGTTGTCCCAGCTGCAAAAACGACAGTCTAAGTTCAAAGCCTCATAGAAAATATCAAGCTAAGATTTTGGCGCAAGAAGTTCGCTGCTCAAAGGAACAGCTGAAAGAAGAAGATGATACTCCACATAGCGGGTGCACGTGGAACATGTTTCAGTGTATGTTTCCAGCTTTAAAACACTGCCATAAGAAAGTTCAAGGCTGCAAATGGACTGGACAACTTCAACACCTCGGTGCTCACTTAGACCTCACTACTGGGGATTGTGTCTATGTCGATGTGGACTGCCCCAAAAGCTGCGAGCAGAAAGTACAAAAATGCAATGTGGGCACACACCTAGCAAAAGAGTGCCCAAATAGAGACTACACGTGTCCAAAATGCTACTCCAGAACGACCTTTTGTGAAGCTTCTCAGCATTTGAAAGTTTGCCATCACCATTTCCATAAGTGTTTAAACGGCTGTGGAGCCATCTTCAAACGAGATTATCTTGAAGACCACAATAAGATATGTAGTCAGCAAAAAGTGCAGTGTGAGTTTAGATATGCTGGTTGTGAGGCTGAGTTTATACGAGACAAGCAAAAGGAGCACATTGAACAAAACACACAGAAACACCTAGCCTTGATAGCTACTATACTAGCTACTCAGCAAGAGCTGCAGCAAGCTAACAAGCAGGAGCTCCAAAAGCAGCAACAAATATTTGAACAGAAGTTTCGAGATCAGTACGAAAAGAAGCACGAAGTTGTTGTAAAAGAGCTCAAAGATATGCAAGTTTCTTGGGATGAATTTCAAAGGAAAACAAATGAAGAGACAGATATGCAGCACCAAAAACTTGAAAGCAGTCTCGGAGCCAAAGACGAACAGATTAAACAGCTGCAGACAGCAATTGCAGAGAACAAGAAAACCTTAGGAACAGAACACCGGTCAGACATCAACAGTTTAAGGTTGGAAGTTGGTGCTCCACCATACGAAATCGTGTTTACAGACTATCAAAAGTATAAGAGAGAAAACATGAGTAGTCCACTTTTGAAAGTACACTCTGGGGGGTACGTTTATTCCCTGACGCTATATCCGAATGGAACAGAGGGAGGAACTGGCTCTCATCTGTCCCTCAAGATATCTCTTCCTGCATATTCAAAGAGACCCCTAGACCACAAAGACCAGACCGACCATCCCTCCAGCCTAAAAATCACCATAGAGCTACTGAATCAGCATAGGGACCAAGATCACATTACTAGGGTGATGACATATGAATCATCTGATTTCATGAGAGCAGTGAAAGAGTATGGGTTTCCAGAACGTGTCATGCCAGATATCAAATTTATCTCTCTAGCTGATTTGGAATGGAATCCAGATAGACAAACACAGTACTTGAAAGATGACTGTCTCAAGTTCAGAGTAGTAAAACAAGAAATCACATCATGGCGAAAAAGATACGAGCCCTAA
- the LOC135341470 gene encoding uncharacterized protein LOC135341470 isoform X1 — translation MTLALLAITQLFQPVGFVLSLVILLLGFFLPLSMHRIPHPAGWPNPQMVGALLAGVTLTTFNYFKRVFHVVWPDYYLSFIIMAIIGFTALVIYFKLRRSDPGFDKIGKLSSDGKPFTIVDVARQVETSPHGFAYMEGKDLCGDTLLFCTKCEVSGCSTQLVLFDTLVPLAAQVHTCIIIICRGCSVLGQSFVRGDTVFVLQIVIPEYTKHCKLCQGCCRGFDHHCTWLSSCIGYKNHRLFIIFVY, via the exons ATGACCCTAGCCTTGCTAGCCATCACTCAACTCTTCCAGCCAGTGGGTTTCGTGCTGTCGCTAGTGATACTACTCCTGGGCTTCTTCCTTCCTCTCTCTATGCACCGGATCCCCCACCCTGCTGGCTGGCCCAACCCACAAATGGTGGGTGCTCTCCTCGCTGGAGTCACCCTCACAACCTTTAACTACTTTAAGAGAGTCTTTCATG TGGTGTGGCCGGACTATTACCTGTCGTTCATCATCATGGCAATCATTGGATTCACAGCTCTTGTGATCTACTT caaacTGAGGAGATCCGATCCAGGTTTTGATAAAATCGGGAAATTAAGCAGTGATGGAAAGCCATTT ACGATCGTGGACGTTGCTAGACAAGTCGAGACCAGTCCTCACGGGTTCGCCTACATGGAGGGTAAAGACCTGTGTGGGGACACTCTTCTATTTTGTACCAAGTGtgaggtgagtgggtgtagtaCACAGCTAGTACTCTTTGACACTCTGGTTCCTCTAGCAGCACAAGTGCACacctgcattataattatctgtagaGGTTGTTCTGTATTGGGGCAGTCTTTTGTCCGAGGTGACACTGTATTTGTGTTACAGATAGTGATCCCGGAGTACACCAAGCACTGCAAGCTGTGCCAGGGTTGCTGTCGAGGGTTTGACCACCATTGCACCTGGCTATCCTCCTGCATAGGATACAAGAATCATCGCTTGTTCATCATCTTTGTGTACTAG
- the LOC135341470 gene encoding probable palmitoyltransferase ZDHHC11B isoform X2 produces the protein MTLALLAITQLFQPVGFVLSLVILLLGFFLPLSMHRIPHPAGWPNPQMVGALLAGVTLTTFNYFKRVFHVVWPDYYLSFIIMAIIGFTALVIYFKLRRSDPGFDKIGKLSSDGKPFTIVDVARQVETSPHGFAYMEGKDLCGDTLLFCTKCEIVIPEYTKHCKLCQGCCRGFDHHCTWLSSCIGYKNHRLFIIFVY, from the exons ATGACCCTAGCCTTGCTAGCCATCACTCAACTCTTCCAGCCAGTGGGTTTCGTGCTGTCGCTAGTGATACTACTCCTGGGCTTCTTCCTTCCTCTCTCTATGCACCGGATCCCCCACCCTGCTGGCTGGCCCAACCCACAAATGGTGGGTGCTCTCCTCGCTGGAGTCACCCTCACAACCTTTAACTACTTTAAGAGAGTCTTTCATG TGGTGTGGCCGGACTATTACCTGTCGTTCATCATCATGGCAATCATTGGATTCACAGCTCTTGTGATCTACTT caaacTGAGGAGATCCGATCCAGGTTTTGATAAAATCGGGAAATTAAGCAGTGATGGAAAGCCATTT ACGATCGTGGACGTTGCTAGACAAGTCGAGACCAGTCCTCACGGGTTCGCCTACATGGAGGGTAAAGACCTGTGTGGGGACACTCTTCTATTTTGTACCAAGTGtgag ATAGTGATCCCGGAGTACACCAAGCACTGCAAGCTGTGCCAGGGTTGCTGTCGAGGGTTTGACCACCATTGCACCTGGCTATCCTCCTGCATAGGATACAAGAATCATCGCTTGTTCATCATCTTTGTGTACTAG